The genomic segment tttttattttaactgTACAATCAGACTGTCAAACCATGGTGCCAGTGCCATATCTGATGATACTTTCTAGCACAGCAGAATAAAATATTAGCAAGATGGAGTGCTCAGACCAAACAGACTGAGTCTGTGAAGGAAATGCAACCTGTGagccaacctcccacacaagaaGTGCACGTAGGCGCTCCATCTTAAACTACTGCCCCTCTGAACACCCAAATATTTAAAAGTGTCCACCTGCTCAATCGCCTTATCATTAATAATTATTGGGTCATGGACCATCACCTCTCTACAGTCAAATATTAATTTCCTTGGCTTGTTTACATAAACAATAATAAGTGACTGGCAAGTTGAAATTGTTCAGTGGTGTGATAGTTCTTGAGAAACTGGCAGAATAACCTTACATTTATGTGCCTTTGTCTATTTTCATTTTACACTGGCGGTAATGCATGGAGTAGTGTTTCCAAAAGTGTGGGCTGCTGTGAGGTACTGCAGGTGTGCCCTCAGaagtcagtaaaaacaaacaaaaaaaaatggtttgtatTAAAAAATTAGCCAAAAATATTTACCATTTTAAAAATGCAATCACaaccaataaaaaacaaaaatcatgggATTTAAATGATGTTTTATTCATCATTTATATGACCCAGTTCATCATACATgtcttatacccccgtcacacatagccagaatcacgcagaatggtgtcggaattatgaatcggcgcacatccgttCAGTTTTAAAACGCTGACACCCATCTGCGGAAATCgatacagttggtcaaaatcggcctgcGGCTCCAAGTGTAatggacatgttcaaaaccctccagccgccgtcgagatgggacacctatctgacggcgatccatgtgtaatctgacgaccatctgactGCAGTTTATATATTCCGATGGTGGCAAAACGGGATCAGAAACGATTTGagcacatatgagggaacctcgagatggatggcATTGCAAATCCTGCTGGTATaacctgcacgtgccacatataataacgTCCACCcccggagcacaaaggaactgttgaaatgtatgtggcatgcttcttcatgataataattcatgttCAGTGAACGTGAATGCACGCTACACACTTGCGTGCACGGgcacgtgaggaacacagcgctccagtcccgtgtttgccatccagacattggacagtctgcagcgccttttatggccgtctgagtCATCCAACTGTTGTCCACATGtggtttggatgccatcgtgcaggtgtggacgaggtactccGGATGCATTCCAACAgggctggccacgcctcttttcttcACAACTGCATTGGATTACGGCAATATTTGCCGTATCAgacatggttcctccacattttgCCGTGTATGATGGGGGCTTTAATCTTAGTCTCGTGTCAATCAAAATTgtgtttcagtgttttgtttgCAGACTTCAAAGTGGGCTGTGACATTGTTAAGTTTGAGAATGGCTGGTGTAGAGCACTTACTGTGTAAAAAATGCACCTGATTACACACATTTTTGAATTTACAAATAGTTCAACTCAAAATCATAACTAATGGTAAAAGCTTCTTATTTTTACCTTCCCCTATGTACAAGTGAGTGCTGATAAAAGTGACGGTGCGGTCACCATTTGTCCACTTTAAATGTCTACATATCTTGTAGCAAATTTGCTACTGCGCTATACTATCTGAACTTTCCTGACCATGCTTAGTaaaattaacaacaaaaaaagaactgTCTGCTTGACAGAAGGTCAGATTAGATTTTCCCTCCTTTCTTTTCAGCCACAAAAATAATTCCAACCTGAGCAGATTACATCAAACTGCCCAACAAAGTCTGTAAAGAGTTACAGCTATAAATAACCATTAATATTACAGAACATATCTGAGCTGACCACACCTCCTCTCCCACTTTGCAGCTTTTTCCACACAGCAGCCGGCAACAATATCAAACCGATGTAGGTGAGAAGTGCTGCACATGAGGAAGCAGCAGCTTCATGAGGCCCAAGATGTGTAACATTCCTTAAATATATAAACAAACAGCATATTTTAAACACACCCTGCAATGTCTTCTGTCAGCGTATGATGTAAACAAACCTTCATGAGGTGCCTCGCAAACTTGCCATAGCGTTTCCAGAACTTGTTGAATGTAAAGTGCATGCTGCTGTTGTGCACTAGGTCTCTGGGGATGGACAGCGGGTCTCTCTGAGGAACACCATCCTGCAGCAGGCTCTCACTTAGAACTATCATGATCCGCTTCCAGTTACTGCACGCCACCTGAAGGACAGTTACCAATGATATGGTCACAAACATAACACTAATAATATGTAATAATGTTAATAGTGAAATGATCATATATGAGACAAACACATCTTTATAAATCTAGCTTGATTTGGTGGTAGATTCTCCCTTTGGCATGAATTTGAAGAAATCTGAGATGCTCACTGTCACGGACATATAGAAAAAAGTGACTCTTAAtaactttcaattcaatttcaatttatttcatttatatagtgccaaatcacaacaacgtttcacacaagtaaggtctaatcataccaacccttagagcaagcacgcaggtgacagtggtaaggacaaactccttctaatgatttgaggaagaaacctcaaacagaccagactcaaaggtgtgaccctctgcttgggccaacacagttgacaatagaaatatacaggaaattttgagagtccatgctggtgtacaggacgggaggcctgcagaagaagacacccactcccatctctggatggagccacacctcaaacagagagagaaaaaacagaatgaggtggcagaaagacaacaaatacagtataatttgtcagcattaagcaacaagaaacttcactaaaagacccacagaTGTAAAGCAataaaatctatttttttttttcatttatttaccatattttccagagcacAAGTCAAACTGGATTATAAACTGTGCCTGTCCAAAAATACATTGTGAGGGGAGGGACCTGTATATAAGTCACCCTAGAGTGTAAGTGGCACCTTTGTTCcatatgtggaactcactttgtaaCAACATTTCTTTGGGGTGAGTTCAACAATGGACATAAATTtaatgtagcacatgtgcacaccacagcatgtgctgttacttaacataaggactttcaatttccaaaaataagcaagatagaCATAAGTGTGCAATGGACAGCATACtgtatgttatttgatgcagtttggacaaaagaaatagtcactgatcgCTGTCCCACAGTGTTGGAAGCAACAATAAAAACGTGACTCCATCTCttttaatcagctctttaatttgggatttttttgtaTGGTTGTACTGTATTTCCTTTATTCacaaacttttaaaaacaaagtACTTTCATAACTGGTGTTTATCtttttttagtgctttgattcctggttaAGTCCTACATAAATAATtattatgaatgaatgagtgattttttttttgcatgtaatttgcaatGGAAAATGTCATATACTGTGAAAAAAACTTGAATaactatactccagaaaatatggtaaattaGGTTATGCTGTAGAGTGTTTTACGCACACACAATTTTTATTATTTGATGCCATACAAGTAAAAGCATTAAATGTCCAATACCGCCACtctattttgtttttaatggCACATACAGTCCTAAAATCCCTCTGATCCTCAGATAAgagaaatacacaaatataaaatgTGCTAAAGGAAAGGGCCataatgatgtaaaaaaaaaaatcacacagtacGAGTGAGGATCAAAGCCTGGAAAACCCTTTAATGTGTCAAACTGCTGTCACAACTGCATCTTGTTAAATCTCAATGAAGCCAACAGTTTCCAACATGGCTTTAAAAAGGTGTGTTTGTGTACCTTCGGCACGTAGCAGTAGATAATACCATGTCTGTCATCCACAATAAGATGATCTAGCTCCTTGTTAGGAATGTCATCAAAGGAACGGTTTTTCCCAGGAAACGACACACTGTCATTGGCACAAACCTCCTGAAGCAACCTCCGGCGCTGCTCCTGGTCACACCATGTGGTATAGCACAGGAAACCATTTTTTAGCAGTGCAAATAATGATTTCAACAGCTGGCATTCTTACTTGCAATGCAAACAAGTGTATGTTAAAAGTTAAAGGCGAAAAAAGATATATTTGCAATACTAACAACAAGTTATCAcaaaaacctgcaataaaatctTGTACAGTTAATTAATGTGTAATTAGAATGTCAACACCCGATCTACAATGCTTACAAACAAACAGTTGTGTAACTACAAGACGTATTGATGCAGAATTTAACCTGTCTATCACGGAGCTCCGCTCCCACAGGTGTCAGGTGAATCTTCCACTCCCGCCGTGGCACGTAGCGCTCTTCTGTTCGATCCGACTGGTTACTTGTTTCGACGGGGACAGGGTCTGTGGGCTCGCCAGTTCCAGGCTCTAAGAACTGGTTAACGAAGGCATCGATGTCAGACAGGAAGGATGGGGTTCGGGAGGTTTGGGTTCGTGGCTGTGGAGGCGGGTGGGGGGTTTTGGGACCTGGTGAGACTGGAGTGTGTAAATAGAGGTGAGAGGCCCCGACGTCGTCCCAGTAGATGATGATCAGGAGGATCATGAAAGCTGAGCCCAGGATTACAAAAATGCGGAACATCCTGGACGTTCCCATAGTGAACACCTGGTGCCGTTTGCTACCGGATCACCATAGCAACAGGGTGTCTCTACAACATCACCATGGCA from the Thalassophryne amazonica chromosome 16, fThaAma1.1, whole genome shotgun sequence genome contains:
- the chst12a gene encoding carbohydrate sulfotransferase 12, which produces MGTSRMFRIFVILGSAFMILLIIIYWDDVGASHLYLHTPVSPGPKTPHPPPQPRTQTSRTPSFLSDIDAFVNQFLEPGTGEPTDPVPVETSNQSDRTEERYVPRREWKIHLTPVGAELRDRQEQRRRLLQEVCANDSVSFPGKNRSFDDIPNKELDHLIVDDRHGIIYCYVPKVACSNWKRIMIVLSESLLQDGVPQRDPLSIPRDLVHNSSMHFTFNKFWKRYGKFARHLMKVKLKKYTKFLFVRDPFVRLISAYRNKFELRNEDFYRRFAQVMLRRYANQPTPPAAVDEAFAVGIHPSFSHFIQYLLDPQTEKEMPFNEHWRQVYRLCHPCQIQYDFVGHLETAEEDAEHLLRQLRVDNVVEFPTSQRNLTTSSWEVDWFSTVPVEARRELYKLYEPDFRLFGYEKPDSILNE